From a region of the Bacteroidia bacterium genome:
- the rpoN gene encoding RNA polymerase factor sigma-54 produces the protein MLSQRQVLKLQQKLSPQQIQLMKMLQVPVMELEQRIKEELEVNPALEEGFEDNPMDDSNLNDEAPEEFASQDDLGDHEDMERDDFDMDPYIDDDEIPDYKLYANNSSADDERKEIPYAGGTGFQEYLTSQIGLRDLNEKENEIALTIIGNIDDDGYMRRELWAIADDLAFSQNIDCTEKEIEKVLKEVQQLDPPGVGARNLQECLVIQLKRKPLKKSIRHALEILEEEFDEFSKRHFDKIGKKLELSDEELKAAVNEILHLNPKPGGSVSEVSKTVQDIIPDFYLTETDGELELSMNSRNAPELRVSKAYVEMLKDYSKNKKLNDKQKKEAVAFVKQKIDGAKWFIDAIKQRENTLMGTMQAIINYQWDYFQEGDETKMKPMILKDIADIVGLDISTISRVANSKYVQTHFGTYPLKYFFSESLSTDSGEEVSSREVKKILEDSIGAEDKHNPLADDKLCLILQAKGYNIARRTVAKYREQLGIPVARLRKEL, from the coding sequence ATGTTATCGCAACGGCAAGTTTTAAAGCTTCAACAAAAGCTGAGTCCACAGCAAATTCAACTGATGAAAATGCTTCAGGTTCCGGTGATGGAACTGGAGCAACGCATCAAGGAAGAACTGGAGGTTAACCCTGCCCTGGAAGAAGGTTTTGAAGATAACCCCATGGACGACTCCAACCTGAACGACGAAGCACCCGAAGAATTTGCCAGCCAAGACGATCTGGGCGACCACGAAGACATGGAACGGGACGATTTTGATATGGATCCCTACATCGACGACGATGAAATCCCTGACTACAAGCTATACGCCAATAACAGCTCGGCCGACGACGAACGCAAGGAAATCCCTTATGCAGGCGGAACCGGTTTTCAGGAATATCTTACTTCCCAAATCGGACTGCGCGACCTCAACGAAAAAGAAAACGAAATTGCCCTGACCATTATCGGAAATATAGACGATGATGGATATATGCGTCGGGAACTTTGGGCCATTGCCGATGACTTAGCCTTTTCGCAAAACATCGACTGCACCGAAAAGGAAATTGAAAAGGTGCTGAAAGAAGTACAACAGCTTGACCCTCCGGGCGTTGGAGCCAGAAACCTACAGGAATGCCTGGTTATTCAACTAAAACGCAAACCTCTGAAAAAATCGATACGGCATGCCTTGGAAATTTTAGAAGAGGAATTTGATGAGTTTTCTAAACGGCATTTCGATAAAATTGGGAAAAAACTGGAACTAAGCGATGAAGAACTGAAAGCTGCCGTAAACGAAATTCTACACCTCAACCCCAAACCGGGCGGGTCGGTTAGCGAGGTAAGCAAGACTGTACAAGATATTATTCCGGATTTTTACCTCACCGAAACGGATGGGGAACTGGAACTTAGCATGAATAGCCGAAATGCCCCCGAATTGCGGGTGAGCAAGGCTTACGTGGAAATGCTGAAAGATTACAGCAAGAACAAAAAGCTGAACGACAAGCAAAAAAAGGAAGCGGTTGCCTTTGTTAAGCAGAAAATTGATGGCGCTAAGTGGTTTATTGATGCCATTAAACAACGCGAAAATACCCTGATGGGCACCATGCAAGCCATCATCAATTACCAATGGGATTATTTTCAGGAAGGCGACGAAACCAAGATGAAACCCATGATTTTGAAAGATATAGCCGATATTGTAGGCTTGGATATCTCAACCATTTCAAGGGTGGCCAACAGCAAATATGTGCAAACTCATTTTGGCACCTATCCCCTCAAATACTTTTTTTCAGAAAGCTTGAGCACCGATAGCGGAGAAGAAGTTTCGAGCCGTGAAGTAAAGAAAATTTTAGAAGACAGCATTGGGGCCGAAGACAAACACAATCCGTTGGCCGACGATAAATTATGCTTGATTTTACAGGCCAAAGGTTACAATATTGCTCGCCGAACCGTTGCCAAATACCGCGAACAGCTTGGAATTCCGGTAGCCAGGTTAAGAAAAGAACTTTAA